A stretch of the Candidatus Berkelbacteria bacterium genome encodes the following:
- a CDS encoding DEAD/DEAH box helicase — protein sequence MSKEIFRPKEPEELQEQLGNAEAQYGVPLYSSEAERDRMLRATAQELAEVYPLKYRAYKASLLATRRNTEPPLEVSRWIGAINKIERYIAKLDTESNLKLREHQQAVFDDLLDFFEAGYHSGYIKLPTGAGKTAIFLKLAEVTGLRTLILVPSVALVEQTIEKIQEYQLGLNASAYYSHGKNLSGQIVVCTYQSFEKFLRESNAQNQKYELIVTDEAHRSLTDARKKAVKELTDDSVVIALTATPDFNEKKTVRNSYGTLIHEMTINEAILSGILSGVRCVYLKTKVDLSKMPATPSGDYREDELEKILNITARNKAALSFIDQQAFRDQRGQLKRTVTFCISINHAERIAQMAQERGIAAEAIHSEQTHEERSAILKRYSNGQTRLLATVTALAEGWDEPKTEIILNLRPTLSAVLAEQRLGRGLRTSPGKRGAIVIDVLDFDESQDSHSAGRPITAPHILHGNVVFPPGLDDGLSGPGGTLIRNDLPDMEGVEAIVGERDVYQLFERLQGSDATTAGEKILKTLEDVRSIFTQAGYSSDDALRRLAALSKENFLKTNFTSNRFQGTGRSLLRRYFMDILGKTPPSQILSPDLQDFFKNVLGELRKHGRILNTPKPALLILLRRAAGQPVFEEALKIHANIAQSNQQPELATLDEFMQAYDLPKPEKGYTRSDFLQFLKNFIRDDARSDGESPKRNRKLLDQNHRITIQRLIDDLTAEEKQSKLQVDVCQIIREHPYLFGMTLEELKQSDARAKDGAFSVGSLLNTLKIKNDTELRSLLRVGFDAIEISQLRDRARESLKLDFEKKKFSRFITPERFSQLTFLLFGQELPGESIYTFFGLPRNPSREQFISLIDSIMDEVFAKPFSPMDPEIVIPAIKDSLGQQAVWPRFEDLGNVRLRSGSIDPNDASLRTLYDLVDRWNLARTGQVIELTRDDYERFKRVFKTALPSLGDKKTAMADLLRARMKHREGK from the coding sequence ATGTCGAAAGAAATATTTCGTCCAAAAGAGCCAGAAGAACTACAAGAGCAGTTAGGAAATGCTGAAGCCCAATATGGGGTTCCTCTCTATTCTAGCGAGGCTGAACGAGATCGTATGTTGCGCGCAACGGCTCAAGAGTTAGCAGAAGTGTATCCATTAAAGTATCGAGCGTATAAAGCTTCACTTCTAGCCACTCGACGTAACACCGAACCGCCTCTAGAAGTTAGTAGATGGATTGGAGCAATTAATAAAATTGAACGCTACATTGCCAAATTAGACACCGAATCCAATCTAAAACTACGCGAACATCAACAAGCAGTTTTTGATGATCTCCTTGATTTTTTTGAGGCCGGTTATCATTCTGGGTATATCAAACTACCAACCGGCGCGGGCAAGACGGCCATCTTTCTTAAGCTTGCGGAAGTAACAGGGTTAAGAACTTTAATCCTTGTCCCCTCCGTAGCCCTCGTTGAACAAACCATTGAGAAAATTCAAGAATACCAACTTGGTCTCAATGCTTCTGCGTATTATAGCCACGGAAAAAATTTGTCTGGTCAAATCGTTGTCTGCACTTACCAGAGTTTTGAGAAGTTTTTGCGTGAAAGCAATGCGCAGAATCAAAAATACGAGCTGATTGTCACTGATGAAGCTCACCGATCTCTAACAGACGCAAGGAAAAAGGCCGTCAAAGAACTGACCGACGATAGTGTTGTGATCGCTCTAACGGCAACACCCGATTTCAATGAAAAAAAAACTGTCCGTAACTCCTATGGAACTTTGATTCACGAAATGACAATCAATGAGGCAATTCTAAGCGGGATTCTTTCAGGCGTTAGATGCGTTTACCTCAAGACCAAGGTCGATCTTAGCAAAATGCCCGCCACCCCGTCTGGCGACTATCGGGAAGATGAACTCGAGAAAATATTGAACATCACTGCAAGAAACAAGGCCGCTCTTTCTTTTATCGATCAGCAGGCGTTTCGTGATCAACGAGGGCAACTTAAGCGCACGGTTACTTTTTGCATTTCGATTAATCATGCCGAGAGAATTGCTCAAATGGCTCAAGAACGCGGAATTGCGGCCGAAGCAATCCATAGTGAACAAACTCATGAAGAACGCAGCGCGATTCTTAAGCGCTACAGCAACGGTCAGACTCGCTTACTGGCTACGGTGACAGCGCTCGCCGAGGGGTGGGATGAACCCAAGACGGAGATTATTTTAAACCTCCGTCCGACTCTCTCGGCAGTCTTAGCTGAACAACGATTGGGCCGGGGACTTAGAACTAGCCCAGGCAAGCGTGGCGCAATCGTAATCGACGTTTTAGATTTTGACGAAAGTCAAGATTCTCACAGTGCAGGCAGGCCAATCACCGCGCCTCACATTTTACATGGTAATGTGGTATTTCCACCTGGTTTAGACGATGGCCTATCTGGTCCTGGCGGCACACTGATTCGTAATGATTTACCAGACATGGAAGGTGTTGAGGCAATTGTGGGGGAAAGAGACGTATACCAACTTTTTGAACGCCTCCAGGGTTCAGACGCGACCACTGCAGGTGAGAAAATTTTAAAGACCTTGGAAGATGTTAGGTCGATATTTACTCAAGCTGGTTATAGTAGCGATGATGCTCTAAGAAGACTTGCGGCGCTTTCAAAAGAAAATTTTTTAAAAACAAATTTTACTTCAAACCGCTTTCAGGGCACGGGACGGAGTCTTCTGCGCCGATATTTTATGGATATACTTGGCAAAACTCCTCCTTCGCAAATTTTATCGCCTGATCTTCAAGATTTCTTCAAAAATGTTCTTGGGGAACTTCGTAAACATGGTCGCATCTTGAATACGCCTAAGCCTGCGCTTCTCATACTTTTACGGCGTGCCGCCGGTCAGCCAGTATTCGAGGAAGCGCTCAAGATTCATGCGAATATTGCCCAGTCGAATCAGCAACCGGAACTTGCGACACTAGATGAGTTTATGCAAGCTTACGATTTGCCTAAACCAGAAAAGGGTTATACAAGATCAGACTTTTTGCAATTTTTAAAAAATTTCATAAGAGATGACGCAAGAAGCGATGGCGAATCGCCCAAAAGAAATCGTAAATTGCTCGATCAAAACCACCGAATCACTATACAGAGACTTATAGATGATCTTACCGCCGAGGAGAAACAGTCGAAATTGCAAGTAGATGTCTGCCAGATAATACGAGAACATCCATATCTCTTCGGAATGACTCTTGAAGAACTAAAACAATCTGACGCGCGAGCCAAAGATGGGGCGTTTTCAGTCGGATCACTGCTGAATACTCTCAAGATAAAAAATGATACAGAATTAAGGTCTCTCCTGCGCGTTGGTTTTGATGCTATAGAAATCAGTCAATTGCGAGATAGAGCCAGAGAATCACTCAAGTTAGATTTTGAAAAGAAAAAATTTTCGCGTTTTATTACGCCAGAACGTTTTTCGCAGTTAACTTTTTTGCTTTTTGGTCAAGAACTCCCTGGCGAGTCTATCTATACATTCTTTGGGTTACCACGCAACCCAAGTCGTGAACAGTTTATTTCTCTAATCGATAGCATTATGGATGAGGTCTTTGCTAAACCGTTTTCACCCATGGATCCAGAGATCGTCATTCCTGCTATTAAAGATTCTCTAGGTCAGCAAGCAGTTTGGCCAAGATTTGAAGATTTGGGGAACGTGCGTTTACGTTCAGGATCAATTGATCCGAATGATGCGTCTTTGCGCACACTCTATGATCTCGTCGATCGGTGGAATCTAGCTAGAACGGGCCAGGTAATAGAGCTTACGCGGGATGACTATGAACGATTTAAACGCGTATTCAAAACAGCATTGCCTAGCTTAGGTGATAAGAAAACTGCTATGGCTGATTTGCTTCGAGCGAGAATGAAGCATAGAGAAGGAAAATGA
- a CDS encoding four helix bundle protein — protein sequence MSSEVVSSEVAKFVRTDGFESLVLWQKAMDLVTEIYRFSEHFPKTEVYGLTSQLRRAASSIPANVAEGYGRSSIKEEQRFLSIAYGSLMEVETFLILAQRLGYLNDHQFVQLNTLRGDVGSLLIGYRRSKQE from the coding sequence ATGAGTAGCGAAGTAGTAAGTAGCGAAGTAGCAAAGTTTGTTCGAACCGATGGCTTCGAGAGTTTGGTACTTTGGCAAAAGGCGATGGACCTTGTGACGGAAATTTATCGGTTCAGTGAACACTTTCCAAAAACAGAAGTCTATGGATTGACATCGCAACTACGAAGAGCAGCCAGTTCAATCCCGGCCAATGTTGCTGAAGGGTACGGTCGGTCATCAATCAAGGAAGAGCAACGCTTTCTTTCGATTGCCTATGGCTCACTCATGGAAGTTGAGACCTTCTTAATTTTGGCTCAAAGGCTGGGCTATCTAAACGATCACCAATTTGTCCAACTAAATACGCTTCGTGGAGACGTCGGTAGCTTATTGATTGGTTATAGAAGGAGTAAGCAGGAGTAG
- the gatA gene encoding Asp-tRNA(Asn)/Glu-tRNA(Gln) amidotransferase subunit GatA: MNLAIQTITEASKLLEEGKISSREFTEEHLERIRERDESIHAYLTVDRAGALEAASKSDERRAEGKSLGPLDGIPISIKDVIVTEGIETRAASKMLAGFVPPYDATVVARLKAAGAVILGKVNCDAWAHGSSTENSDFGPSKNPWDLGRVPGGSSGGSAAAVAAGLGLASIGTDTGGSIRQPAALCGVTGLKPTYGRLSRYGLIAMASSLDCPGPLARSAEDCALLFEVMAGRDLLDSTSLPTSPLTPYASSPDRPLAELKIGLPKEYFAEGLDSQVGAAVNQAVKTLEKLGATIIDVSLPLTPYALPAYYVIMPAEVSSNLARYDGLRYGYSEIRNPKSEIRNANELIIKNRSLGFGAEAKRRIMMGTYVLSSGYYDAYYKKAMQVRTLIVEDFHQVFDQVDVLATPTSPIPAWKLGEKVNDPLQMYLADIYTVSANLAGIPGISIPCGFVTSSSLTGSDSVPDRGSQPLPIGLQLLGNQLDEEKILRVAIAYQRATDWHLYEPKFENF, translated from the coding sequence ATGAACCTTGCCATTCAAACAATCACCGAAGCCTCTAAGCTTCTCGAAGAAGGAAAAATCTCGTCGCGCGAATTCACTGAAGAACACCTCGAGCGTATTCGCGAACGCGATGAGAGCATTCATGCCTATTTAACCGTTGATCGGGCAGGGGCGTTGGAGGCGGCCAGCAAATCCGATGAGCGGCGAGCCGAGGGTAAGAGCTTGGGGCCGCTCGATGGCATCCCGATCTCGATTAAAGACGTGATCGTCACCGAAGGGATCGAGACGAGGGCCGCCTCAAAGATGTTGGCGGGGTTTGTGCCGCCCTATGACGCGACAGTGGTCGCGCGTCTCAAGGCGGCTGGCGCGGTCATTTTAGGCAAGGTCAACTGCGACGCCTGGGCGCACGGCTCAAGCACTGAAAATTCCGATTTCGGGCCGAGCAAAAATCCTTGGGATTTGGGTCGGGTGCCGGGCGGCTCCTCGGGTGGTTCGGCTGCGGCCGTGGCCGCGGGGCTGGGCTTGGCCTCGATTGGCACCGATACCGGCGGCTCGATCCGCCAACCAGCGGCGCTCTGCGGTGTGACCGGCTTAAAGCCAACGTACGGCCGGTTGAGCCGTTATGGTCTCATCGCGATGGCCAGCTCGCTTGATTGCCCCGGGCCACTGGCGCGAAGCGCCGAAGACTGCGCGTTGTTATTTGAAGTCATGGCTGGCCGCGATCTGTTGGATTCCACGAGTTTGCCCACCTCACCCCTTACCCCTTACGCCTCATCACCTGATCGGCCTTTGGCCGAGTTAAAAATCGGCTTGCCCAAAGAATACTTTGCCGAAGGTCTTGATTCGCAAGTCGGGGCGGCCGTTAATCAAGCCGTGAAAACGCTCGAAAAGTTGGGTGCCACGATCATTGATGTCAGCTTGCCCCTGACGCCTTACGCCTTACCCGCTTACTATGTGATTATGCCAGCCGAGGTTTCAAGTAACCTCGCTCGCTACGATGGCTTGCGCTATGGCTATAGTGAAATCCGAAATCCGAAATCCGAAATCCGAAACGCCAATGAATTGATTATTAAAAATAGAAGCCTTGGCTTTGGCGCCGAGGCGAAGCGGCGGATTATGATGGGCACTTACGTGCTCTCTTCTGGCTACTACGACGCTTACTACAAAAAAGCGATGCAAGTTCGCACGCTGATCGTCGAGGATTTTCACCAAGTCTTTGATCAAGTCGACGTTTTGGCCACGCCAACCAGCCCGATTCCAGCCTGGAAGTTAGGCGAGAAGGTGAACGATCCATTGCAAATGTACCTGGCGGATATCTACACCGTCTCGGCCAATCTGGCCGGCATTCCCGGCATCTCAATTCCTTGCGGCTTTGTCACATCGTCATCCTTGACCGGAAGCGATAGCGTTCCGGATCGAGGATCTCAACCCCTTCCAATTGGCCTTCAACTTCTGGGCAATCAACTAGATGAAGAAAAAATCTTGCGCGTCGCCATTGCCTATCAGCGCGCAACCGATTGGCATTTATATGAACCGAAATTCGAAAATTTCTAA
- a CDS encoding type II toxin-antitoxin system RelE/ParE family toxin, whose product MSSMYDLRYHPDVVRIDIPKISSTWRVKICKAIEQRLATEPALYGKPLRRSLKGYRKLRVSDYRIVFRIEGRVVKILMIAHRSTVYEVIKKRT is encoded by the coding sequence ATGAGTTCAATGTACGACTTGCGCTACCACCCTGACGTGGTGCGAATCGACATCCCGAAAATTTCAAGTACTTGGCGAGTAAAAATTTGCAAAGCCATTGAACAGCGCTTGGCTACTGAACCAGCACTTTATGGCAAACCATTACGGCGATCATTAAAGGGTTATCGAAAACTCCGCGTTAGCGACTATCGTATTGTTTTTCGCATTGAAGGTCGAGTTGTTAAAATTCTAATGATTGCTCACAGATCAACTGTCTATGAAGTAATTAAAAAACGGACATAG
- a CDS encoding AbrB/MazE/SpoVT family DNA-binding domain-containing protein yields the protein MKTKIQKWGNSYAVRLPKKIVVKLSLKLGSPVMIEEDRGQLIVKKAPQEKAVTHQDWEQFLIPTGRKKKRNVSDRVDEIVYGVSR from the coding sequence ATGAAGACAAAAATTCAAAAATGGGGCAACAGTTACGCCGTTCGTCTGCCAAAAAAAATCGTCGTCAAGTTGAGCCTCAAGCTTGGCAGTCCGGTGATGATTGAAGAAGATCGGGGGCAACTGATCGTTAAAAAAGCTCCTCAAGAAAAAGCAGTCACCCACCAAGATTGGGAACAATTCTTGATCCCAACTGGCAGGAAAAAGAAGAGAAACGTAAGCGATCGTGTCGATGAAATCGTATATGGCGTATCTCGTTGA
- the gatC gene encoding Asp-tRNA(Asn)/Glu-tRNA(Gln) amidotransferase subunit GatC: MDDQTINKLAVLARLELQAEERARFAANLAEIIAYVEQLNEVDVADVEPTSQVTGLLNVLREDKRDEARGMRKKELEQMAPEMREGYVVVPSVLSQPDL; the protein is encoded by the coding sequence ATGGACGATCAAACGATCAACAAATTGGCCGTGTTGGCGCGGTTGGAGCTTCAGGCTGAAGAGCGGGCGCGGTTTGCCGCCAATCTTGCGGAAATTATCGCTTACGTCGAACAACTGAATGAAGTTGACGTGGCCGACGTGGAACCGACCAGTCAGGTGACGGGCCTTTTGAATGTGTTGCGGGAGGATAAGAGGGATGAGGCAAGAGGAATGAGGAAAAAGGAATTGGAGCAAATGGCGCCGGAGATGAGGGAAGGCTACGTCGTCGTGCCAAGCGTTCTTAGTCAGCCCGATTTATGA